The DNA region taattaaaaaaataacaattggcattatttttatattattttttggtgtCTTAATAATGTCattgttgaacaaaaaaagttCTAAAATTGAAGATAAAGTATGTGaagatttatcaaaagaatCAGAGTCATTGAGAATGAAAGTTGTTATCGAAATGTATCTTGCTGGTTATCATAATGATGGAAAAcctgatatattttataactcATTTGATCCATGGTATCAAACAACACCGGGTTGGTATTATCAAAATGGTATATCATTAATggctaattatttatttgataataccGATAATGATcgtatatttactgatataaATACAGAAGGTAAAACAAGATTAattggtaataatttaaattgggATATGATACAAAAATATCCTGAAAGTTATTATCCATggagttataaatttaaacaacgtaaaaatatatcaagtcaattgaaatttatattagatAATACACCAACTTTTAAAAGAtggagaaatattattaataatatatttgattggAAATATcgtactgaaaaaaataaatattgttcaaTTGAATTACCATTATTTGAAGATTTTATTAAGCagtttgatgataattcatcGAAGGATactattgattattataaaaaaaaatttaatatttaaaaaactatatgaatattaataatataaatattatatttttatagcaTTTTGATACATAATGAAATtactattgtttataattattcaaaattttttattaaacctAAATATCCagaattgatgaataaaaaaaaatcaaatgaattttttaaaaataaaaaatacaaatgtatctttgaatacaaatttattaattgaataaaaaaattatttatcatcttctttattatcatcatcatcatcattatcttcattattattattttgtttaggtaataaatttgaaaatttaataaatttagcaacgaaaaaaccATCCATATTATGAATATGTGGATAATAACGTCTTGTTAATTTAAGTGATGGATGAAATCTATGATGACGATATGATGTAAATCCTTCTTCACCAAAATCAAGACCAGTTGATACAAGTTTAacacttcttttttttaatgcataaTCAACAATCCATTCATTTTCTTCTGGTAAAATTGAACATGttgaataaacaataacacCACCAGAATCAGAACGTGCATTAACACAATCAATTGCTGCTAATAAAAGTTCTCTTTGTAATGTACAACAACGTTGTACATCAGTTTCatctttatttgttttaacacTTGGATCTTTAGCAACAACACCAGTACCAGTACATGGTGCATCAAGTAATACAcgatcaaaatttttcatagCATTTCCAATTTTTCTACCATCATaagttgttattattgaattagcAATACCAAGTCTATGAAAATTACCAATAACAGCTTTAATTCTATCTTGATTAACATCATTTGCAATTAATGCACCAGTATTTTTCATCATAGCAGCAATATGTGATGCTTTACCACCTGGTGCAGCACACATATCTAAtattctttcattttcttttggtTCAAGTGCCATTACTGGTAAAAAACTTGATGCACCTTGTAATATATAATGACCAGCTAAATATTCTGGTGTTGCACCCATTGGTACTTGTGATGAAAATACAACAAGACCAATTTTTGTCCATTTACCAATTGGATCAAGATTAACACCTCTATTTATTAATGCTTGTGCTAAATCACGTCTTCttgtttttaatgtatttGCACGTATTGTCATTGGTCTTTGTACTTCACTTGCTTCAAGAAATTCAACTAATTCACCAAATGGAAATATTTGCATTAatgttttcattaaaaattcattataactGTAATAAGAACAAAGATCTGATCTAAGTAAATCAACATATTCAGTTCTTGATTTTCCTTCTTGTCTTAAAcgtttaaaatcatttaaaaccATAACAACATCTTTTATTCTTGATTGTATATCTTTTAAACTTGTTTGATCTTTTAATTCTTCTTCAGTTGGAAATTCAAAAACTAATTGTTCAGctatttcttttgtttcagCTTCTTCAAgttctttatctttttttttttgtttttccaattttttactTGCTTTTTCAACAGGAAGCatgtcatcgtcatcatcgtcatcatcatcatcatcatcgtcattattatcatcttcatcatcatcatcttcattctCTGTTTCTGATTCACCATCTGATTTTGGTGGATTTAATCTAACAAATGCACCAGGTGTATgctcttcatcatcttcactATCTtcattctaaaataaataacaattttattaattaaaatgactgtattaattaatgaagtttttttttatttacctcagATTCAGCATCACTAGTTggcttttgaattttttcagtttttaattttttatttttaggctcatctttttgtttttcttctttttttaattgacgttTTCTAGctctttgtttttgttttctacttaatttttttgtttcatcagcaactataattaataataataattttaattaatataaaaaacatgtgtttaattaatttaacataacCTCAAGttatttaccaattaattcCTTGGGAAATTTTGGATCTCCTTGTTTTTTAGCTTTTCTTCCTGGTCCACTTGCCACAACTGTTCCATCGTATTTTGCTTTACGAcccattatttaataatttataataattaaaattactattattttaattatatatatctacttttaatttaaaagcagTCAAGCACATGTGTGGTTGGTTGTTGCTTGTTGCTGCACTTCTCTCTCGCTCTCTTCCTCTCTCTCTGCTCCCAACTTGACAATTCAAAATggctatcttttttttttttcgtcttggGTTGGCTAACTTGATGATCAACGTGGACAATGATGtcaaataaatactaatatatatttacaaacttgtaattaattattttttaactatttaccAATTTTTACCTCACCTATTTGTCTAGTTATAAAATGCATAACACAAGTTATTcatgcaaattaatttaaacaaatatactCAACTTGTCAATagcttaaattataaaaaaacaatataaattgttaattaaaaaactttatttttatttaaaaataataataaaaacaatggcatcattattaaaaaattacatgtggTTTCCAGTATTATTagcaattttttatacaatttattggaatgatacttataaaaatatatttaaaaaattatttaatggtgATATAAATGGTGCATATGagttatatcaaaaaaatgatgatatgaTAAATCcagatgttaaattatttactaaaaatgaattaacaaaatatcaaaatttagataatgGACTTTATTTGAGTTTAATTGGACAAGTTTTTGATGTTACAAGTGGTGATGAGCATTATGGTCCTGATGGTTCTTATCATGCATTtacaggtatttttttttaaacttaaaaacatcaagttttgagtaaattatttattttaatatattgttttttaggAAAAGATGCATCAATGGCATTTGTAACTGGTAATTTTGATACTGATGGATTGACTGATGATACTAGTGAGCTAACAAATTCACAAGCTAAATCAATGAATGAttggattaaattttatcatgataaatatatttttaaaggtaattaaattataataataatattcatttgttattattaatattttgtattttaattaggtaaattaattggtaCTTATTATGATGACAATGGAAATCCAACGaaaaaacttgatgaatttttaaaaaaagttgaaaaagcTCATGAAGAAATTACtgctgatgataatgaaaaaaaaatgtttccaCCTTGTAATATTGAATGGAAACCTGAAGAAGGTACACAAGTTTGGTGCACAAAAATGAGGTaaactaattttaaaaaattcaaatttaattatttttcttaattttttttcagtagaaaattgttgataatgattatttaattttacagtgGAGGAATTCAAAGAGACTGGTTGGGTATACCAATgcaatattttgataatccatctaatttacaaaatagaTGTGCTTGTGTTAATATTGACAGTAatgaatacaaattaaataaagctaAATTTCGTAAATATGATGAATGTTTAGAAGACtcatcaatttgttttttaaaaacataaattctattgataatttaaaattaataattaatattattcaaggtgtcggtatattttttcaatttgaaaagaaacaactaaatttattttactattttatatttttttatattaacttttagaaaaacaaaaaaaaaaaatgtatttataattttataaaaatacaaaaattttatttttaaaataataataattaattgtttaatgacaaaatatgattaacttttttttatctctcacACATGTTGATAActagatttaaatttaaaaaaaaaaaaaacaatattaatactaatcttaaataattattaactttaaatattttataatttttaagttaaaaaaattttcacacTACTTCATTATGTTGTTACTATGAATTTGAtgttgatgctgttgatgttgatggtgttgATGAATCACTCATAAtactgtttaatttttttaaaaatgctggcattgatatattatttgtttttaaacgtATTTTTGAACCAAatgatctttttattttattttttcgttttttaattttagcatcattcatttgtttatttttatcattaaattgtattaatcTTTTGAGTTTTCTTCCACTAATAACTgttgaattttcattcataccatcaatttcttcataaattgtttctaatgttgttgttgtacgttttttaagatttttatcaagataataTTCACGtatttctttatcattttCCATTGTTGAATAACTACGTTTTTTTGGTTTCATGTTGCATCTATcaacatcaaataaattaacattacacaattgtaaaattaataatattttttaaatatttatttaccttctGTTTCGTACTTCCATTTCAAGTGGTACTGTAGCAACTCTTTTTctcattgaatatttttttggttgaTAATCTTTCATTTCAACATCAACTGATAAACCCTCCATGCCTTCAACAACTTCTGGTATATTAGATCCACAACTTACAacactaaaatttattaaaaaacaatttacatataataaacaattaactaaacaaaaaatcaaattaataattattgttgataaatttacaagctcatattgatttgttttatttaatgtcaataattggcaattaatttatcattaaaattaaattattatttatttatttatttattattattgtttaattaacttACATGTCATTTAGGGTTTTTTCGGCCATTgtattagctttttttttatttaatttttttatataaaaacttgtaaattattgttatcatttattgacaataacttttcttgttttttttatttataaaaataataaaaataattgtagcCAAGTGTAATTgtgacaatttattattggGACTCACTTTTTTGTTAGCCCATTTGGAGCATAATCTgccatttaaaaaactttgtttatCAAATGGATAAATCACAAttgtgttgatgtttttttacttttattaaactaaatatataaatataataaaaatagaaagatGAAATGAaagtatcaatattatttattgtatttattttaataagcttgatgattagaaaaaaaaaaaagccatgaggggaaaaaaaatgaagggAACAACTTGAAGCTTCAAAAAAACACCACCACCAGTCACCACTACTCCTACTCTCTCTATAAAAGACTCCATGTCTTGTGGTGAAACGCCATTTTTGGTCTAGCTTTGATGTGTGTTGACTGTTGACACTCAAAACactcaaaaatataaacaattgtgACTTTATAAGTTAATTTGTGAAAttgttaacaaaaataaatggaaaaatgaGGAAAGAACATACGGCCGAGACTTCACGTCGGCCTTACAAATTATAAGTATCcaattagtaattttaaaaacatacaaaaataccaaataaataaatattattttaaaatttgaggttatatttgacagtattattatttaccaagtataaaaaaaacaaatatttatcaattaaattaataataaaaaacaataatttttaaattaatatttataaatgataattaaaattttaaaaattaattaatttaaattaatattgacaattatttaatagatattattttgatgtttacAGTTCACCAAATAGTCAGTTTAACtggtattaattttgataaaaaaaccattattgtaagtataataattaaagcaacaaataaataattgaataataattgtttttttatttattaaatagggTTTTGTGGAATTGACAATTGTTGGACGTGAAAATTTAcgtacaataaaattaaatatacgtCAATGTAGAATATATCGTATATGTTTAAATGATATTCATGAGCTAGATAATAATActgattttgattattttgatcCATTTTTGGATATATGTC from Aphidius gifuensis isolate YNYX2018 linkage group LG5, ASM1490517v1, whole genome shotgun sequence includes:
- the LOC122857163 gene encoding probable 28S rRNA (cytosine(4447)-C(5))-methyltransferase gives rise to the protein MGRKAKYDGTVVASGPGRKAKKQGDPKFPKELIVADETKKLSRKQKQRARKRQLKKEEKQKDEPKNKKLKTEKIQKPTSDAESENEDSEDDEEHTPGAFVRLNPPKSDGESETENEDDDDEDDNNDDDDDDDDDDDDDMLPVEKASKKLEKQKKKDKELEEAETKEIAEQLVFEFPTEEELKDQTSLKDIQSRIKDVVMVLNDFKRLRQEGKSRTEYVDLLRSDLCSYYSYNEFLMKTLMQIFPFGELVEFLEASEVQRPMTIRANTLKTRRRDLAQALINRGVNLDPIGKWTKIGLVVFSSQVPMGATPEYLAGHYILQGASSFLPVMALEPKENERILDMCAAPGGKASHIAAMMKNTGALIANDVNQDRIKAVIGNFHRLGIANSIITTYDGRKIGNAMKNFDRVLLDAPCTGTGVVAKDPSVKTNKDETDVQRCCTLQRELLLAAIDCVNARSDSGGVIVYSTCSILPEENEWIVDYALKKRSVKLVSTGLDFGEEGFTSYRHHRFHPSLKLTRRYYPHIHNMDGFFVAKFIKFSNLLPKQNNNNEDNDDDDDNKE
- the LOC122857164 gene encoding neuferricin, which gives rise to MASLLKNYMWFPVLLAIFYTIYWNDTYKNIFKKLFNGDINGAYELYQKNDDMINPDVKLFTKNELTKYQNLDNGLYLSLIGQVFDVTSGDEHYGPDGSYHAFTGKDASMAFVTGNFDTDGLTDDTSELTNSQAKSMNDWIKFYHDKYIFKGKLIGTYYDDNGNPTKKLDEFLKKVEKAHEEITADDNEKKMFPPCNIEWKPEEGTQVWCTKMSGGIQRDWLGIPMQYFDNPSNLQNRCACVNIDSNEYKLNKAKFRKYDECLEDSSICFLKT
- the LOC122857165 gene encoding uncharacterized protein LOC122857165 isoform X1, producing the protein MADYAPNGLTKNVVSCGSNIPEVVEGMEGLSVDVEMKDYQPKKYSMRKRVATVPLEMEVRNRRCNMKPKKRSYSTMENDKEIREYYLDKNLKKRTTTTLETIYEEIDGMNENSTVISGRKLKRLIQFNDKNKQMNDAKIKKRKNKIKRSFGSKIRLKTNNISMPAFLKKLNSIMSDSSTPSTSTASTSNS
- the LOC122857165 gene encoding uncharacterized protein LOC122857165 isoform X2, with the protein product MAEKTLNDIVVSCGSNIPEVVEGMEGLSVDVEMKDYQPKKYSMRKRVATVPLEMEVRNRRCNMKPKKRSYSTMENDKEIREYYLDKNLKKRTTTTLETIYEEIDGMNENSTVISGRKLKRLIQFNDKNKQMNDAKIKKRKNKIKRSFGSKIRLKTNNISMPAFLKKLNSIMSDSSTPSTSTASTSNS